A single region of the Candidatus Kryptoniota bacterium genome encodes:
- a CDS encoding NAD(P)-binding domain-containing protein, translating to MNDTFITTLATIFLIIVTVVPYVLYLKRKEEKARKKFQELKISGLSEASTVHPHIDVTNCIGCGGCVKACPEGDVLGIIEGKATLIHGAKCVGHGLCADACPVNAITLLMAKPGRNADLPGVDENYETSVKGIYIVGELGGIGLIKNAVTQGKAAVEHIVAQERARNAEYDIVIVGAGPAGLASGLSAQEKNFRYIILEQSDIGGSILHYPRAKVVMTAPVELPIWGKLKLTEVKKEKLLEVWQQIISTCSLNVKVNEKVLDITKADGIFTVTTSDLTLTAGHVILALGRRGTPRKLGVPGEELSKVMYRLIDTSTYNNNSILIVGGGDSAIEAAVGLSLQKNNTITLSYRKGEFTRIKERNRDQIGEMISKKKANVIFNSEVKEIREESVVIATPEGDREIRNEFVFIFAGGELPFELLKKIGITTQMQEVS from the coding sequence ATGAACGACACTTTTATTACAACGCTCGCCACGATATTCCTGATCATTGTGACTGTAGTCCCCTACGTCCTCTACCTGAAGCGCAAAGAGGAGAAGGCGCGGAAAAAATTCCAGGAACTGAAGATCAGCGGACTCAGCGAGGCGTCGACTGTTCACCCGCACATTGATGTCACGAACTGCATCGGCTGCGGCGGATGCGTAAAGGCATGCCCGGAAGGAGACGTGCTCGGCATAATCGAAGGAAAAGCGACTCTCATCCATGGTGCGAAGTGTGTTGGTCACGGCTTGTGCGCGGATGCGTGTCCGGTGAACGCGATTACTCTGCTGATGGCGAAACCCGGCCGGAACGCCGATTTACCGGGCGTGGACGAAAATTACGAGACGAGTGTAAAAGGAATTTATATAGTCGGTGAGCTCGGCGGAATCGGATTGATAAAGAATGCGGTAACCCAGGGCAAGGCAGCGGTCGAGCATATCGTGGCACAGGAGCGAGCGAGAAATGCCGAGTACGACATCGTGATCGTAGGTGCCGGGCCGGCCGGACTCGCCTCGGGACTGAGCGCGCAGGAGAAGAATTTTAGATACATCATACTTGAGCAAAGCGACATCGGCGGATCGATACTCCATTATCCTCGCGCAAAAGTAGTAATGACCGCGCCGGTGGAATTGCCGATCTGGGGAAAATTGAAACTGACCGAAGTGAAAAAGGAAAAGCTCCTGGAGGTCTGGCAGCAAATAATCTCGACGTGTTCGTTAAATGTGAAAGTCAATGAAAAAGTACTCGACATAACGAAAGCAGATGGGATATTCACAGTCACAACTTCAGATTTGACCTTAACCGCAGGGCACGTGATACTCGCACTCGGTAGGCGAGGAACGCCGAGGAAACTTGGAGTGCCGGGCGAGGAATTATCGAAAGTCATGTACAGATTGATAGACACATCGACATACAATAACAATTCGATCCTGATCGTGGGCGGAGGAGACTCGGCGATAGAGGCCGCTGTTGGATTGAGTCTCCAGAAGAACAACACGATCACGCTCTCTTACCGGAAGGGGGAATTCACTCGAATCAAAGAGCGGAACCGGGATCAGATTGGCGAGATGATATCGAAGAAGAAAGCAAACGTGATTTTCAATTCTGAAGTGAAAGAGATTCGCGAAGAGAGTGTCGTCATCGCGACGCCCGAAGGCGATCGGGAAATCAGGAACGAATTCGTGTTCATATTCGCGGGCGGGGAGCTTCCGTTTGAGCTCTTGAAGAAAATCGGGATTACAACTCAGATGCAGGAAGTGAGCTAA